In the genome of Mucilaginibacter sp. 14171R-50, the window CTTTTCAGCAATATCATTACAGTCGGTAAAGGTGTGAACTTCCCAGCCTTGCTCTTCTAAAATGTAACTACAAATTGATAGAATGTCTTCATCATCGTCAAAAATGACGATCTTTTTGGTTTTATCGCTCATGGGTAAATAGATGGGTGAAGCTATCAATAAGTTTTAAAAAAAGCAAATATTTAATTAGTAGTATAAAGTTGCTTGATCAGTGTGAGTTGTTACCCTCCACAATCGGGATTTAACACCCCTTACCAAAATTCTGTAATCTAATAACACTTTTGACCGTGCGTTTAAAATTCTATAACAAACCGTGGATTATGTTATAGTAGAAATTGATTTTATCTGCGTTTATTGATTTCTTGCCAGTCTATAGTGTCATGATTTTTAAAGTATCGATATATATTATCTGGATCGATCAAATGGGGCTCTTTTTCTATCCCATGATCGTGCAACCAATTTAAATAATTCTCATGTTTTAAAAAAGCCTTTACAAGGTTTTTAGCAGGCATCAATACAAACCAACCTTCCTTGACATTTTGATAATTTATAGCGGTGTTAACACCATGAACGAATATCATTTTATTATCAGAAACGCTTAATTGTTTAACGCCCGGTATCGAAAACAGTAGAGTGTCTGTGACAGAATGTATTAACCAATATTCATTCCCAGTGGCGGGAACTACTGCCTCATAAGGCTTAATCAGTGGTATTCTCGCAAAATCAAATCCTCCTTTCTGCGTATAAAATTCATCGACATCCGGCTGCTTATCCGTGCACGCACTTTGACAAAGCATGACGCATAAAAGTACTGGTAGCTGAATTATTTTTCTTTTCATTGTTTAATGGCCTCATCGCTACCCCGCCCAGCCTTCTCTATCCAAACTTCTGAAATGTATGGCTTCGGCAAGGTGCTCTAACAATATTTCTTCGCTGCCGGCCAGGTCGGCGATGGTGCGTGCAACTTTCAGGATGCGGTCATAAGCCCTGGCAGACAGGCCCAGCTTTTCCATCGCCTTTTTCAGCAGGGTTTGGCCGGCGGTTGTTATTTTACAAATATCCCTCACCATTTGTGGGCTCATCTGCGCGTTGGCATGCAGATCTGGCCGGTTACCGAACCGCTGTAGTTGCACCTCGCGGGCTTTCATCACCCTGTCGCGTATCAGTTCGCTTTTCTCGGCCAGCCTATCGGATGATAGCTCATTAAAGTTTACCGGCGTAACCTCTACATGCAGGTCAATACGGTCCAGAAGCGGGCCGGATATCTTGCTCAGATACTTTTGAACAGTGCCCGGCGGGCAGATGCATTCCTTCTCGGGATGGTTGTAATAACCGCATGGGCACGGGTTCATACTTGCCACTAACATAAAGCTGCTTGGGTAATCCACGGTGAATTTAGCACGCGATATGGTAACCCGGCGCTCTTCCAGCGGCTGGCGCATTACCTCAAGGGCGGTACGCTTAAACTCGGGCAATTCGTCTAAAAATAAAACACCGTTGTGCGCCAGCGATATTTCGCCGGGCTGAGGGTTGCTTCCGCCGCCAACCAATGCCACATCGCTTATAGTATGGTGCGGCGAACGGAACGGCCTGGTGGTAACCAGCGCATCGGCGGCTGAAAGCTTGCCTGCAACCGAGTGGATCTTGGTGGTCTCTAACGACTCGTGCAGGCTCAGTGGCGGCAATATAGATGGCAGCCTGCGCGCAAGCATGGTTTTACCGGCGCCCGGGGGGCCTATTAGTATTACGTTATGGCCGCCTGCGGCGGCAATTTCTAAAGCGCGTTTTATATTTTCCTGTCCGCGTACTTCACTAAAGTCGCTGTCGTAGGCGGTAAGGCTGTTAAAAAACTCGTCGCGGGTATTTACCACTTCGGGCTGCAGGGTGGTATCACCATTAAAAAAATCGGCTACCTGTTTAATGTTTTCTACGCCGTAAACTTCCAGGTCGTTAACAATAGCAGCCTCGCGCGCGTTTTGTTTTGGCAGGATAAAACCCTTAAATCCTTCTTTACGTGCCTGTATCGCAATGGGTAAAGCACCTTTAATGGGTTGTAAACCACCATCAAGCGATAGCTCGCCCATGATAAGGTACTTGTCCAATTCTTCAGCCTCAATCTGGCCTGATGCGGCTAAAACACCTGTAGCAATAGTGAGATCATAAGCCGAACCCTCTTTTTTAATGTCAGCAGGCGCCATGTTAACCACCACCTGTTGGCGCGGCATTCGGTAGCCGCAGTTTTTTAGCGCCGACTCGATACGGAAGTAACTTTCTTTTACAGCTATATCAGGCAAGCCCACTATAAAATACTTGGTTCCTGCCGCAATATTCACTTCAACTGTAATGGTAATAGCCTGTATACCATAAACCGCACTTCCAAAGGTCTTAACTAACACGTGATAGGATTTTTATAAACCGAAAGATATAGAATTTATTTGAGGCCCTAATTGAAATATTGATTATTCTTCATCAACCGGCTAATGACCGGAATTTCTTGAAAAAACCTGAAAATTCCTTACTTTTTTCCGGGTAAATCCGAATTATTTATACCGCTTATCAGTGTTATCAAATCGCCCGGCGCGTTTGCCGGGTTTGGTACGAAATGATTGCGGGCCTCCCTTTTTAAAACCATTCGTTTTTTAAAAAGTTACTTATTTACAGGATGAATTTCTGCAGACAGTAAAATGCAAGATCAGCTCAAACAACAAGCTACACCCATAATGATCGGGGCCGAGGTTTTTATTGAACCCGGGCAGACCGCCGAAGAAATACACCTTTGGTTTAGCCGCCTGAAAGAGGCCGGCATGACGGTTACCCGTATCCGTTTATTTGAAACCTATATGCGCCGGCCCGACGGTAAATGGGATTTTGCTTTATTTGATGAAGCTTACAAAGCCGCCGAAAAATATGGCATCAGGGTTTATGGCAACCTTTTCCCAGCTACGGCCTTCAACGACCTGGGGGGACTAAAGTTCCCTAAGGATGAGGACCACCTGGGCGCCATTGAGCGGTATATAGAGAACGTGGTTAACCATTTTAAACAATTTAAAGCCTGTTATGGCTGGGTGCCGGTAAACGAACCCGGCGTTGGTCATTTTCCGCAAGAACAATTTGCTACCGATAAATACCGCGAGTGGAAAGCCGGGCAGGCTGCGGTTGAATATAACAGCGGGGGCTACGATCATTTTGATTT includes:
- a CDS encoding YifB family Mg chelatase-like AAA ATPase; translation: MLVKTFGSAVYGIQAITITVEVNIAAGTKYFIVGLPDIAVKESYFRIESALKNCGYRMPRQQVVVNMAPADIKKEGSAYDLTIATGVLAASGQIEAEELDKYLIMGELSLDGGLQPIKGALPIAIQARKEGFKGFILPKQNAREAAIVNDLEVYGVENIKQVADFFNGDTTLQPEVVNTRDEFFNSLTAYDSDFSEVRGQENIKRALEIAAAGGHNVILIGPPGAGKTMLARRLPSILPPLSLHESLETTKIHSVAGKLSAADALVTTRPFRSPHHTISDVALVGGGSNPQPGEISLAHNGVLFLDELPEFKRTALEVMRQPLEERRVTISRAKFTVDYPSSFMLVASMNPCPCGYYNHPEKECICPPGTVQKYLSKISGPLLDRIDLHVEVTPVNFNELSSDRLAEKSELIRDRVMKAREVQLQRFGNRPDLHANAQMSPQMVRDICKITTAGQTLLKKAMEKLGLSARAYDRILKVARTIADLAGSEEILLEHLAEAIHFRSLDREGWAG